Proteins co-encoded in one Desulfobulbaceae bacterium genomic window:
- a CDS encoding PD-(D/E)XK nuclease family protein: MNIFQVLSQGKSRLHEPSMSAMLGYLLDSNKDHGLGDSVIRKLLQTIDNERFKEIASSGFIDSQVSLEEPYQLNGKRKDIDIQIILLKNGENGKKECHRIIIENKIKTGAANPKQLNEYYQAILADEPGITELTIVFLTPNVSHRHLHAEFNDLELQNKGHKKYWIHWSSCDNCISKILQELLKLEMAGEINPINEYMRHTLKAFIRHSSLTTEPSTQKPMRTSEDIGEILEETEIKTKSGEYRVVKRDSTQIQVFNIETGDKEVARHILAEYIDENNIGIQHEKYNTRIIGKKFFERLKRQQNSAK, translated from the coding sequence ATGAATATATTTCAAGTATTGAGTCAAGGAAAATCAAGACTGCATGAGCCAAGCATGTCAGCAATGCTCGGTTATCTATTGGATAGCAACAAAGATCACGGCTTAGGTGACTCTGTAATCAGAAAGCTTCTGCAAACAATTGATAACGAGAGATTTAAAGAGATAGCATCATCAGGTTTTATAGATTCGCAAGTTTCGCTTGAAGAGCCATATCAACTTAATGGGAAGAGAAAAGATATAGATATACAGATAATATTGCTCAAAAATGGCGAAAATGGCAAAAAAGAATGTCATAGGATTATTATCGAGAACAAGATAAAAACTGGCGCTGCTAATCCAAAACAGCTTAATGAGTATTATCAGGCAATTCTTGCCGATGAGCCCGGTATCACAGAGCTCACTATTGTTTTTCTCACTCCAAACGTCAGTCATAGACATCTGCATGCTGAATTCAATGATTTGGAACTACAAAATAAAGGACACAAAAAATATTGGATTCATTGGAGTTCATGTGATAATTGCATATCAAAAATACTTCAAGAGTTACTAAAGTTGGAAATGGCTGGGGAAATCAACCCCATTAACGAATATATGCGTCATACATTAAAAGCGTTTATTCGTCATAGCTCTCTAACTACAGAGCCCTCAACTCAGAAACCCATGAGAACCAGTGAAGATATTGGCGAGATACTTGAAGAAACAGAAATTAAAACGAAAAGCGGTGAATACCGAGTTGTAAAAAGAGATAGCACCCAGATTCAGGTATTTAATATTGAGACTGGAGATAAAGAGGTGGCTCGTCACATTCTTGCTGAATATATTGATGAAAATAATATCGGTATTCAACACGAGAAATACAATACACGAATAATCGGCAAGAAATTTTTTGAGCGGTTGAAGCGACAACAGAATTCAGCCAAGTAA